A genome region from Streptomyces pratensis includes the following:
- a CDS encoding HNH endonuclease → MPKSPAWTHDELLLACALVVENGWNELREGDPRVLDLSGLLRSLPIHQGAAQTIPKFRTVGSVSHKTSDLASNHPAYPGIPTKGGKLDKVVIAAFIARPSEMLGAAAALRQGIGAGKLHVIPEDPDEVDDDGNSAVEGRLLARWALHRERDRGLRARKIARAEKLGQPLQCEVCTFDFGHFYGTLGAGYIEVHHRLPLHISGPRETGLDDLAFLCANCHRMCHKSRPGESWRTPDALRAELNHLRPGS, encoded by the coding sequence GTGCCGAAAAGCCCCGCATGGACCCACGACGAGCTGCTGCTGGCCTGTGCCCTCGTGGTCGAGAACGGCTGGAATGAGCTGCGTGAGGGCGACCCTCGTGTGCTCGATCTCTCCGGCCTGCTCCGGTCCCTGCCCATACACCAGGGCGCTGCGCAGACTATCCCTAAGTTCAGAACCGTCGGCAGCGTCAGTCATAAAACGTCAGATCTCGCCTCGAACCATCCTGCTTATCCCGGAATCCCCACCAAGGGCGGAAAGCTGGACAAGGTGGTAATCGCCGCCTTCATCGCCCGGCCCTCCGAGATGCTCGGGGCTGCCGCTGCTCTGAGGCAGGGGATCGGTGCAGGCAAGCTGCACGTGATCCCAGAAGACCCCGACGAAGTCGACGACGACGGGAACTCGGCAGTCGAAGGCCGCCTCCTCGCTCGCTGGGCTCTGCACCGCGAACGTGACCGCGGACTCCGGGCTCGCAAGATCGCCAGGGCTGAGAAGCTGGGCCAGCCCCTGCAGTGCGAGGTCTGCACTTTCGATTTCGGCCACTTCTACGGAACCCTCGGTGCGGGCTACATCGAGGTTCACCACAGACTGCCCCTCCACATATCCGGGCCCCGCGAGACCGGGCTGGACGATCTGGCGTTCCTATGCGCCAACTGCCACCGCATGTGCCACAAGAGCCGCCCCGGTGAATCCTGGCGTACTCCCGATGCCTTGCGGGCCGAACTGAACCACTTGAGGCCCGGCTCCTGA
- a CDS encoding ATP-binding protein, with the protein MPDYDAGAPLRSVLPFEAEPTRVRDLRKAVRGQLAEWGLAAVIDEAELAASELASNVIKHVGRGTAATLVLEVTGERLRIELHDMSHCPPALGCVARDEEEGGRGLRLLAAFSVDWGTLQTATGKMVWCELSRTGGADCVQVRRADRVLSMYRELAEADPVPFLSHPRAHEERATALIVDLLHWLGAQGCDPDNLLDRAQQRYEAGLEPVA; encoded by the coding sequence ATGCCCGATTACGACGCCGGTGCTCCGCTGCGCAGCGTGCTGCCGTTCGAGGCTGAGCCGACCAGGGTGCGGGATCTGCGGAAGGCGGTCAGGGGGCAGCTCGCAGAGTGGGGGCTCGCGGCTGTAATTGATGAAGCTGAGCTGGCGGCAAGTGAGCTTGCTTCCAATGTGATCAAGCACGTGGGTAGAGGGACTGCCGCCACTCTGGTGCTCGAGGTCACGGGTGAGCGCCTGCGAATCGAGCTGCACGATATGAGCCATTGCCCGCCGGCTCTGGGGTGTGTGGCGCGCGATGAGGAGGAAGGCGGTCGAGGGCTGCGTCTGCTAGCAGCCTTTTCAGTCGACTGGGGCACCTTGCAGACGGCGACAGGCAAGATGGTCTGGTGCGAACTTTCTCGCACTGGGGGTGCTGATTGTGTGCAGGTCCGGCGCGCCGACAGGGTGCTCAGCATGTACCGGGAGCTGGCTGAGGCAGACCCTGTGCCGTTTCTGAGTCATCCGCGGGCGCATGAGGAGCGAGCGACCGCCTTAATTGTCGATCTCTTGCACTGGCTGGGCGCCCAGGGCTGTGACCCCGACAACCTGCTTGACCGCGCACAGCAGCGCTACGAGGCCGGCCTGGAGCCTGTCGCGTGA